TTCTGGCGCCATTCCATGCCATGGACGAAAACCCGACCATGGCCATTGAACGGGACATGCAGCTACTGGAGCATCTGGACATGCTCGGCTACCACGAGGCATGGATCGGCGAGCATCATTCCGGCGGTTACGAACTGATCGCCTGCCCGGAAATGTTCATCGCCGGCGCGGCGGAACGCACGAAGCACATCCGGCTGGGTACGGGCGTCGTGTCGCTGCCGTATCACCACCCGTTCACGGTGGCGGGCCGCATGGTGCAGCTCGACCACATGACCCGGGGCCGGTGCATGCTGGGGGTGGGGCCGGGCGCGCTGACCGGCGACGCCTATCGCATGGGGATCGACCCGGAAGCCCAGCGCCGCATGATGAACGAATCGCTGGACGTTCTGGTGCGGCTGCTGGACGGGGAATCCGTGACGCAGAAAACCGACTGGTTCGAGGTAAGGGACGCGCATCTGCAGCTTCGGCCCTATACGCAGCCGCGGACCGAAATGGCCGTGGCCTGCGCGCGGTCGCCGTCGGGCGCGCTGGCGGCGGGCAAACACGGGCTGGGCATGCTGTCGATCGGCGGCACCGGCGACGAGGCCCTGACCAAGCATGCGGAGAACTGGCGCATGTGCGAGGAGGCGGCGACGGAAAACGGCAAGACCGTCCATCGCAGGAACTGGCGGCTGGTCACCTTGATGCATATCGCCGAAACGCGGGAGAAGGCGCGGGAGAACGTCCGGTTCGGGCTGGAAAATTTCGCGCAGTATTTCCGCGACATCGCGACCTTCCCGATCATTCCGGCCGGCATCGACGACCCGTATGAATGGCTGATGGAAACCAAGAATGCGATTATCGGCACGCCGGACGACGCCATCGAATATATCGAAACCCTGCTGAAGGGCGCCGGCGGCTTCGGCTCGCTGATGCAACTGGCGCATAACTGGGCCGATTTCGATGCGACGAAACGGAATTACGAACTGATCTCGCGGTATGTCTTTCCGCATTTCCAGCGCAGCAACGACATGCGCGACTACAGCTACGATTTCAGCTTCGCCAATCGCGACAGGTTTGTCGGACAGGCGGCCGACGCGATCCAGAGCGAAATCGACCGCTATCAGGCGCGCAAGAAAGGTGAAGCCGCCGACTGACAGTCAGTCAGCAACGACGCGAAACCGGCGTTCAGCCGGCATTGTCCTGCAGAATCATGGCCGCGCCTTTTTCCGCGATCATGATCGTCGGCGCATTGGTATTCCCCGTCGTCACTTCCGGCATGACCGAGGCGTCCACGACCCGGATTCCGGCCATGCCATGTACCCGAAGGCGCGAATCGACGACCGCCAGGGGGTCTTCGCCCATCCTGCAGGTTCCGACCGGGTGATAGATCGTGGTGCCGGTTTCGCGCGCATACTGCCTGGCGTCTTCGGGCGTTTCGATGGGCCGGTCCGGCCGGGTTTCACCGCCCGAGAACGCCGCGAAGGCCGGCGATTCGAGGATCCGCCGCGTGTGCCGGATTCCCGCCAGCATGACATGGCTGTCGTTTTCGGCCGACATGTAGTTCGGCCTGATCAGCGGCGCCTGAAACGGGTCGCCGCTGGCGGCCATGATGCTGCCGCGGCTTTCGGGCCGCGTCGGGCAGACCGCGACACCGGCGCCGGGCTGGCGCTCGAAGGCGCCGATGGCTTCGCCGCTGAAGCTGCAGGGCGCGAACAGGAGCTGCAGGTCGGGGCTGGCCAGCCCTTCGCGGCTGGTGCAGAACACCATCGCGCTGGTGGCGCCGAAGGTCAGCGCGCCACTGCCCTGGAACACCCATTTGAACACTTCGGGCACGACGCGGGGAAAGCGCGCCAGCTCATTGATCGTGACCGCATCCTTTACCCGATGCGAAATCCGCACGATGTAATGATCCGACATGTTGCCGCCGACGCCGGGCAGGTCGTGCACCGTATCGACGCCGATGGATTGCAGATGCGCGCCCGGCCCCACGCCTGAAATCTGCAGCAGATGCGGCGAATTCACCGCGCCGCCGCAGACCAGCACTTCCTTTGCCGCCCGGATTTCACGGTCCTGTCCGCGCTGGCGGAACGCGACGCCCACGCAGCGCCGGCCTTCGAACAGAAGCCTCGTCGCCATTGCCCCGGTTTCGATTTCCAGGTTCGGGCGTTTCTTCGCCGCCTTCAGGAAGGTTGCGGCCGTGGAGCCGCGCCGCCGGCCGATGCGGGTGTTCTGGCAATAGCCGACGCCGGCCTGCTGCCTGCCGTTATAGTCCTCGGTTACCGGGAAACCGGCCTGCTGCGCCGCTTCGACGAATTTGTGGGTCAGCGGCAGGATCGTGCGGTAATCCTCGACCTGCAACTCGCCGCTGTCGCCGCGTACCGCCCTGTCGCCGCCGTTGCGATAGGTTTCCGACTTTTTGAAATAGGGCAGCACGTCATCGAAGCTCCAGCCGCGGCAGCCGCGCTGCGCCCAGCCGTCGTAATCCGCCGGGTTGCCGCGCACATAGATCATGCCGTTGATCGAACTGGACCCGCCCAGCGTCTTGCCGCGCGGCCAGTGGATGCGGCGGCCGCCGGTGCCGTCCTCGCCTTCGGTGGAATAGTTCCAGTTGAGCACCGGATGCGCCAGCAGGGACCGCAGCCCGGCGGGAATATGGATCATGGGGTGACTGTCCTTC
The Alphaproteobacteria bacterium genome window above contains:
- a CDS encoding LLM class flavin-dependent oxidoreductase, whose amino-acid sequence is MTDPADARSLIPDNYLKFGIFLAPFHAMDENPTMAIERDMQLLEHLDMLGYHEAWIGEHHSGGYELIACPEMFIAGAAERTKHIRLGTGVVSLPYHHPFTVAGRMVQLDHMTRGRCMLGVGPGALTGDAYRMGIDPEAQRRMMNESLDVLVRLLDGESVTQKTDWFEVRDAHLQLRPYTQPRTEMAVACARSPSGALAAGKHGLGMLSIGGTGDEALTKHAENWRMCEEAATENGKTVHRRNWRLVTLMHIAETREKARENVRFGLENFAQYFRDIATFPIIPAGIDDPYEWLMETKNAIIGTPDDAIEYIETLLKGAGGFGSLMQLAHNWADFDATKRNYELISRYVFPHFQRSNDMRDYSYDFSFANRDRFVGQAADAIQSEIDRYQARKKGEAAD
- a CDS encoding GMC family oxidoreductase N-terminal domain-containing protein — encoded protein: MAADYVIVGAGSAGCVLANRLSAGGDRVVLLEAGPKDSHPMIHIPAGLRSLLAHPVLNWNYSTEGEDGTGGRRIHWPRGKTLGGSSSINGMIYVRGNPADYDGWAQRGCRGWSFDDVLPYFKKSETYRNGGDRAVRGDSGELQVEDYRTILPLTHKFVEAAQQAGFPVTEDYNGRQQAGVGYCQNTRIGRRRGSTAATFLKAAKKRPNLEIETGAMATRLLFEGRRCVGVAFRQRGQDREIRAAKEVLVCGGAVNSPHLLQISGVGPGAHLQSIGVDTVHDLPGVGGNMSDHYIVRISHRVKDAVTINELARFPRVVPEVFKWVFQGSGALTFGATSAMVFCTSREGLASPDLQLLFAPCSFSGEAIGAFERQPGAGVAVCPTRPESRGSIMAASGDPFQAPLIRPNYMSAENDSHVMLAGIRHTRRILESPAFAAFSGGETRPDRPIETPEDARQYARETGTTIYHPVGTCRMGEDPLAVVDSRLRVHGMAGIRVVDASVMPEVTTGNTNAPTIMIAEKGAAMILQDNAG